A genomic stretch from Leptospira licerasiae serovar Varillal str. VAR 010 includes:
- a CDS encoding dicarboxylate/amino acid:cation symporter produces the protein MSDSKTNRKLPNTIKFLPFEKLWFRVLLGLVSGLLIGLYLSPENSLVSQEYSKPIVSWLGLPGHFFLILLQIIMIPLVFCSIVLGIHAGETLENLKNFGLKAFLYFVFTTILAVSIGMILASTIKPGSFVDPAGIPRVQIPNKISETSGTLSVDKVPDLILSVLPRNPFQTFANGDMLGVVLLALLVGIALLSIEQQSTANVLPVFQAIFKTSMIFVQWAMKIAPFAVFGLIAQITAKIGLKVLLSLGVYFITVLGGLVLVLIMYSIILILFTGKTPIWFFKRAGEVQLLAFSTSSSAAVLPFSLKTGIEKMGISRKIAEFILPLGATVNMDGTALYQAVATVFLAQVYGIELTATNLAFVLIATVVASIGTPSTPGLGIVILASILAGVGVPTEGIGIILGVDRILDMCRTTVNITGDLVACNVFQSLEDKKRPDI, from the coding sequence ATGTCCGATTCCAAGACGAACCGAAAGCTTCCGAATACTATTAAGTTTCTTCCTTTCGAGAAACTCTGGTTCAGAGTTTTGTTAGGTTTGGTATCCGGACTTTTAATAGGCCTGTATCTTAGTCCTGAAAATTCGTTGGTATCCCAAGAATATTCTAAGCCTATCGTTTCATGGTTAGGCCTTCCCGGTCATTTTTTCCTAATCCTTTTACAGATCATCATGATCCCTTTGGTCTTTTGTTCCATAGTCTTAGGAATACACGCAGGGGAAACTCTGGAGAATCTTAAAAATTTCGGGTTAAAAGCGTTCTTATACTTCGTATTCACCACGATATTAGCCGTATCTATCGGAATGATCTTAGCAAGTACGATCAAACCAGGAAGTTTTGTAGATCCGGCCGGGATCCCCAGAGTGCAGATCCCAAACAAAATATCCGAAACCTCAGGTACTCTTTCCGTAGATAAAGTCCCCGACTTGATCCTGTCGGTCCTTCCTAGAAACCCATTCCAAACATTTGCAAACGGAGATATGTTAGGAGTAGTTTTACTCGCTCTTTTAGTCGGGATCGCTCTTCTTTCTATTGAACAGCAAAGTACTGCAAATGTTTTGCCTGTATTCCAAGCCATATTCAAAACGAGTATGATATTCGTGCAATGGGCCATGAAGATCGCACCATTTGCGGTATTCGGGCTAATCGCTCAAATTACTGCAAAAATTGGACTCAAAGTTTTATTAAGCCTTGGAGTTTATTTTATAACGGTACTAGGCGGATTAGTTTTAGTACTGATCATGTATTCGATCATACTGATACTTTTCACAGGAAAGACACCTATCTGGTTTTTCAAACGAGCGGGAGAAGTACAATTACTCGCTTTCTCCACTTCCAGTTCTGCCGCTGTTCTTCCTTTTTCCTTAAAGACAGGAATAGAAAAGATGGGTATCTCTCGAAAAATTGCAGAGTTCATTCTTCCTTTAGGAGCCACAGTAAATATGGACGGAACCGCCCTCTACCAAGCGGTTGCAACTGTATTCTTAGCTCAGGTATATGGGATAGAATTGACGGCGACAAATCTTGCGTTCGTACTCATCGCAACTGTTGTAGCCTCTATCGGAACTCCAAGCACTCCAGGACTGGGCATCGTAATTCTCGCATCCATTTTAGCCGGGGTGGGAGTTCCTACAGAAGGGATCGGAATCATTCTGGGAGTGGACCGTATCTTGGATATGTGCAGAACGACTGTGAATATCACAGGAGATTTAGTTGCCTGCAACGTTTTCCAAAGTTTAGAAGATAAGAAACGACCGGATATTTGA